One part of the Sciurus carolinensis chromosome 4, mSciCar1.2, whole genome shotgun sequence genome encodes these proteins:
- the Necap1 gene encoding adaptin ear-binding coat-associated protein 1 encodes MAAELEYESVLCVKPDVSVYRIPPRASNRGYRASDWKLDQPDWTGRLRITSKGKIAYIKLEDKVSGELFAQAPVEQYPGIAVETVTDSSRYFVIRIQDGTGRSAFIGIGFTDRGDAFDFNVSLQDHFKWVKQESEISKESQEMDTRPKLDLGFKEGQTIKLSIGNITTKKGGASKPRTAGTGGLSLLPPPPGGKVTIPPPSSSVAISNHVTPPPIPKSNHGGSNSDILLDLDSPAPVTTPAPAPVPASNDLWGDFSTASSSVPNQAPQPSNWVQF; translated from the exons ATGGCGGCCGAGTTGGAGTACGAGTCTGTGCTGTGTGTGAAGCCTGACGTCAGCGTCTATCGGATTCCACCCCGGGCCTCCAACCGCGGTTACAG GGCATCTGACTGGAAATTGGATCAACCTGATTGGACTGGTCGTCTTCGAATCACTTCAAAAGGGAAGATTGCCTATATCAAACTTGAAGATAAAGTTTCAG GCGAGCTCTTTGCTCAGGCACCAGTAGAACAATATCCTGGTATTGCTGTGGAGACAGTGACAGATTCTAGCCGCTACTTTGTTATTCGGATCCAGGATGGTACTG GGCGAAGTGCATTCATTGGCATTGGATTCACAGATCGGGGAGATGCCTTTGACTTTAATGTCTCGTTGCAAGATCACTTCAA GTGGGTAAAGCAGGAATCTGAGATTTCCAAAGAATCTCAGGAAATGGACACTCGTCCCAAGTTGGATCTAGGCTTCAAGGAAGGACAGACCATCAAATTGAGTATTGGG AACATTACAACCAAGAAAGGAGGTGCTTCTAAGCCCAGGACTGCAGGAACTGGGGGCCTGAGCTTACTTCCTCCTCCCCCTGGAGGCAAAGTCACTATTCCCCCACCATCTTCCTCAGTTGCCATCAGTAATCATGTCACTCCACCACCCATTCCAAAATCTAACCATGGAGGTAGTAATTCAG ATATCCTTTTAGATTTGGATTCTCCTGCACCTGTCACAACACCAGCACCAGCTCCAGTTCCTGCAAGCAATGACTTGTGGGGAGACTTTAGTACTGCATCCAG CTCTGTTCCAAACCAAGCACCACAACCATCCAACTGGGTCCAGTTTTGA